In the genome of Epinephelus fuscoguttatus linkage group LG4, E.fuscoguttatus.final_Chr_v1, the window CCCTTAGGAATGTCTGTTTTGTGTTGAATTGACAAGGGACGTTTTAACTTGTATCAGGGAAACCTAGTCTTCCTTTGTTGAACTAGCTCAGGACCTAGAAAGATACTGTTCTTCCTTctttatctctgtctctcttttattCTGTCTGGAAGACGTTTATTAGTGCTCTGCCTTacagcgcgcacacacacacacacacacacacacacacaccaacaatcTTGATTAATAATGATAtgacctttttattttttcaaaactgacagaaaaatgtTACCGGGGGGCAGCAGTCATAGGAATTAggaatttgatttatttttgttttgttttttttcttcctggatTTCATGGAGTTTTTGTGGTTATAGTGTCATGCAAAGAGACAACAGAGACTGTCTTTGgatgtgttgttaatgtgtacTGTGGCTTGGTAACAATGCTGTAAATGTTTGATGAATGTATATCTAGTCATTTAAACAATGGAACAAGTTGACTTTGAatggatttcaaaataaaatgatttttaaatccACCACATTTTGCATTTATATGTGTTTTACTTTAAAAGTTATCATAACttcattttaattattgatGACATTCACCCTCTTTACCTTTTAAAAACCTTAACTGGGTTTCTATAGTAATGCTGTGTCTTTGCTGGATGAAataagcagacacacacatattagAACGCCTGATCATCTTTAGGTTGTAACCTCAGTGTAcggctttaaagggacagtgcacccaaaaatgcaaattcagccattatctactcacccatatgtcgagggaggctctggtgaagtttcagagtcctcacatcacttgcagagatcccaggggagagtgggtagcaacacaacaccactgacaggctgacagcgccccagattcaaacgtccaaaaacacataattgaaaccacaaaatatctccatactgctcgtccgtagtgatccaagtgtcctgaagccccgacataaaaagttgtttggaaaaacgtcatttgaactctgtttttagcctcactgtagcctgtagctctaactgcctctctgtacactgcgtacaattatgtgtttttggacgtttgaatctggggcgccgtcagcctccattaggtggagttgtgttgctaccccctctcccctgggatctccacaagtgatgtgaggactctaaaacttcaccagagcctccctcgacATAGGGGTGAgaagataatggctgaattttcatttttgggtgcactatccctttaactctgGGCTGGTCAGCTGGGCCTGATGCTAGTTCGCCACCTATTGGTGTGCAGTCAAACCTGTAACTTCAGTATATTGCATTTGTACCACTGAATGAactattaaagggacagttgccattatattggagaggaggcggacatctctacggctgatacctccaacactcagcaactcgcACAAAATCAATGTAGATTTATACATAGCTACAGGtaagagtaaaaatatgtattttgatttggaaggaaggaaggaaatttTTGAATGTGACTTTTTGAATGAGAATCATCTACTTCTCTCTTTAGAAAGAACtttggggcatcggtggcttagtggatagagcaggcgccccattaTTTATTTGTACAGTGCACAGACAAAATGGTTGTGCAGGGTGCCCAGGGGGGTTCCGTGTGGCTAATACAGTAAGCCTGGAGCTTTTGGAGCTGGGGTCCCAGGGCAGGTGACCTCTTTGACCATCCCTCCTTTTTAATCTGTGCTTGGGAACCAGTGCACTAGGGGCGCTATACTCCTACAAACTCCCCGGTttcctcagctcctcctcctccgtgtTCTTGTCACATTGTCCAACATGGCTGCCTCCATGGTGAGGTCCTGCCGCTATGTATCCTGTGTTGTGCTCAGGCGACCGGGTCTTTACCTCACACTCAGGTCTAACTTTCACTGTTCCTCCTCTGCACATAGCGGACTGCTGTTTTCTCTCAATAAACGCGGTATTCTGAAGGACTCTTTCCCAGAGAACGCAGCGCAGGACCGGCTCCCCAAGCTGCTCCAGTCCGGTGCTCAGACTGTGTACTGCGGCTTTGACCCCACGGCCGACAGCCTCCATGTGGGCAACCTGCTCGCCCTCATCGGCCTGCTGCACTTCCGAAGCGCCGGGCACCATGTCCTGGCTGTACTCGGAGGGGCCACGGCGCAGATCGGAGACCCGAGCGGCAAAACACACGAGAGGGAGCGGATGTCCGCGGACGCCGTGGAGGCAAACACCCGCAGCATCCAGGAGAGCATCCAGAGGATTTTCACCAACCACGAGCTGCTGTTTCACGACAGCTCCAGGAAGCTGGGCACCGTGACGGTACTGAACAACCTGAGCTGGTACAAGGACTGGGGCGTGGTGGCGTTTCTGTCGGAGGCCGGAAGGCACTTCAGGATGGGCACCATGCTCAGCCGCCACAGCGTGCAGTCCAGGCTGAGGAGCGCAGACGGTATGAGCCTGACAGAGTTCACCTACCAGGTGTTCCAAGCTTAtgacttccaccacctcaaccaAATATACGGCTGCAAGATTCAGCTCGGGGGCACCGACCAGCTGGGCAATTTGATGTCTGGCCATGATTACATTCACAAGTAAATGTCCATCCTGTTTATATGCAGTTCAGCAGGTTATTACAGCAGCAGTGTCTCCTGTTTAGTATCATCAGAGAGCATTGTTCCGAACCCCAATGACAAATCTGTCAATTTAACATATAAGTGATCCTTGGTGATTTTGTACACACCAACAAATATAACCAAAGATTGTGTTTGAATTCTCAGAAGCCACTCTTCAATTCGGCATACACACCAACCTGCCAAACTTTTATTCTTCCTTTTTAAACACATGTCAACAGTTGGCAAACGCACATCGATTCCTCCTTTGTAGACACCTGTCAAATTCTAGCCACCAAGAAGACACCATTTTAGGCCTTAtaaaaaatgatcacaaagagacacaaaatgactacaaagaggtaCAAAagtctgcaaagagacaaaaaatattgacaaaaacgtgcaaaaccactacaaagagacacaaaatggctacatagagagaaaaaacagcCATAGAGACACAAtttgactacaaagagacatattataactacagagacaaaaaacaaccacaaagagacacaaaatgagtcaaagagacacaaatcaaccacaaagagacatattatgacgacaaagagacacaaaatgactcagagacacaaatcaaccacaaagagacatattatgatgacaaagagacaaaaacaaccacaaagggacacaaaatgactcagagagacacaaatcaaccacaaaaaga includes:
- the yars2 gene encoding tyrosine--tRNA ligase, mitochondrial, with product MAASMVRSCRYVSCVVLRRPGLYLTLRSNFHCSSSAHSGLLFSLNKRGILKDSFPENAAQDRLPKLLQSGAQTVYCGFDPTADSLHVGNLLALIGLLHFRSAGHHVLAVLGGATAQIGDPSGKTHERERMSADAVEANTRSIQESIQRIFTNHELLFHDSSRKLGTVTVLNNLSWYKDWGVVAFLSEAGRHFRMGTMLSRHSVQSRLRSADGMSLTEFTYQVFQAYDFHHLNQIYGCKIQLGGTDQLGNLMSGHDYIHKVSGEEVYGLTIPLVTSSVGDKLGKTAGNAVWLNRDKTSPFELYQFFLRQPDSSIEGYLKLFTFLPLAEVESLMEQQRADPSKRLAHKRLAAEVTKLVHGKDGLETAKRCTNALYNSSVHALEEMSDEELQELFREAPFHELLLEPGTTVIDACRKANAIPEGPRGYQMVSKGAVWINHSRTDKPEQVLIPKLHILSNGLTLLRVGKRNFYIIKWLSL